The following proteins come from a genomic window of Shewanella halifaxensis HAW-EB4:
- a CDS encoding DUF3131 domain-containing protein: MRLALPVCLAFLMTACGNSYQSFSTDIVQRHNHWSTPKPRSGELTEQELEMARIAWKYFENNYQESTGLVNAVNNYPSVTWWDASSYLAGMVSALEFGIIEKEEFDRRFIRFIATLNTIDLFMGELPNKAYNTQNAAKVDYANQPGEIGYSALDLGRLLIWLHIIKHRFPQYANAIDSAVLRWNFCNVVDKNGTMFGALLEPGKPVQYLQEGRLGYEEYAAKGFELWGFNTKQALMPEPYATINMYGYDVPYDTRDPRKLKAHSYVVTESYVLDGIELGWDLTADRSSHDAHYSHSWVAEFALQIYRVQEKRYHETGIITARTEHQLAGAPYFVYDTIYTDGFAWNTISEVGDFLPQYSAVAIKGAMGMWVLWDTEYTDLLFEHVSHVYDREKGFYEGVFENGTGLINTFTSNNNGILLEILLYKKQGKLLQYQATTAPSIWTKALQSPFGHEGKCLPRVTDAN, from the coding sequence ATGCGATTAGCACTGCCCGTATGCTTAGCTTTTTTAATGACTGCTTGCGGCAATAGTTATCAAAGTTTTTCCACTGATATTGTTCAACGGCACAACCACTGGAGTACCCCAAAGCCGCGATCTGGTGAACTGACAGAGCAAGAGTTAGAGATGGCAAGGATCGCTTGGAAATATTTTGAAAATAACTATCAAGAGTCGACTGGACTGGTCAATGCCGTAAATAACTACCCCTCTGTCACTTGGTGGGACGCCTCGTCGTACTTAGCTGGCATGGTCAGCGCCCTAGAGTTTGGCATTATTGAGAAAGAGGAGTTCGATCGTCGTTTCATTCGCTTTATTGCAACCTTAAACACCATCGATCTCTTTATGGGGGAGCTACCCAACAAAGCCTACAATACCCAAAATGCAGCAAAAGTTGATTATGCTAACCAACCTGGCGAAATTGGTTACTCCGCACTGGATTTAGGCCGACTGCTTATCTGGCTGCATATTATCAAGCACCGCTTTCCTCAATATGCCAACGCTATTGACTCCGCAGTACTGCGCTGGAACTTTTGCAATGTTGTCGACAAAAACGGCACTATGTTTGGTGCCCTACTAGAACCTGGTAAACCGGTTCAGTACCTACAAGAGGGACGCTTAGGCTACGAAGAGTATGCGGCAAAAGGCTTCGAACTCTGGGGGTTCAACACCAAACAAGCCTTAATGCCTGAGCCCTATGCAACAATAAACATGTATGGTTACGATGTCCCTTATGATACTCGCGACCCACGCAAACTTAAGGCTCACAGCTACGTGGTGACAGAAAGTTACGTACTCGATGGTATTGAACTTGGCTGGGATCTCACCGCCGATAGAAGTTCGCATGATGCTCATTACAGCCACAGCTGGGTTGCCGAATTTGCATTACAGATCTACCGAGTGCAGGAGAAGCGTTATCATGAAACGGGGATCATCACCGCCAGAACCGAACATCAACTCGCCGGCGCTCCCTACTTTGTCTACGACACCATCTATACCGACGGCTTTGCCTGGAACACCATCTCTGAAGTCGGCGATTTCTTGCCTCAATACTCTGCCGTTGCTATTAAAGGGGCGATGGGGATGTGGGTTCTGTGGGATACAGAATATACCGACCTATTATTTGAACACGTGAGCCATGTTTATGACCGTGAGAAAGGCTTTTATGAAGGTGTTTTTGAAAATGGCACTGGACTCATTAACACCTTTACCTCAAACAATAACGGGATCCTATTGGAAATTCTACTCTATAAGAAGCAAGGTAAGTTACTGCAGTATCAGGCAACTACAGCACCGAGTATATGGACAAAAGCTCTACAATCACCATTTGGACATGAAGGAAAGTGCTTACCTCGAGTCACCGACGCAAACTAA